One Kitasatospora sp. NBC_01287 DNA window includes the following coding sequences:
- the ybeY gene encoding rRNA maturation RNase YbeY: protein MSIDIANESGWEADEESILDVARFALDKMRIHPLSELSVILVDAEAMEQLHIQWMDLPGPTDVMSFPMDELRPGKEGEELPQGLLGDIVLCPEVATAQGLAAPSKHSMDEELQLLTVHGVLHVLGYDHEEPEEEQIMFALQKRILDDWRAGRGLSGISPAPTTH, encoded by the coding sequence ATGTCCATCGACATCGCCAATGAATCCGGCTGGGAGGCCGACGAGGAGTCCATCCTCGACGTCGCCCGCTTCGCCCTCGACAAGATGCGGATCCACCCGCTCTCCGAACTGTCCGTGATCCTCGTGGACGCCGAGGCGATGGAGCAGCTGCACATCCAGTGGATGGACCTGCCAGGGCCCACCGACGTGATGTCGTTCCCGATGGACGAGCTGCGCCCGGGCAAGGAGGGCGAGGAACTGCCGCAGGGACTGCTCGGGGACATCGTGCTCTGCCCCGAGGTGGCCACGGCGCAGGGCCTGGCCGCCCCCTCCAAGCACTCGATGGACGAGGAGCTGCAGCTGCTCACCGTCCACGGGGTGCTGCACGTGCTCGGCTACGACCACGAGGAGCCGGAGGAGGAGCAGATCATGTTCGCCCTCCAGAAGCGCATCCTCGACGACTGGCGGGCCGGTCGCGGGCTCTCGGGGATCTCCCCGGCTCCCACCACCCACTGA
- a CDS encoding ribonuclease Z, whose protein sequence is MSQRELVVLGTASQVPTRHRNHNGYLLRWDGEGLLFDPGEGTQRQMQYAGVSATDLTRICVTHFHGDHSLGLAGVIQRINLDQVPHPVHAYYPAGGQVFFERLSQATAFHQSVALTEHPITEAGVLAAEGAGFTLEAMRLSHPVEAFGYRLTEPDGRRLLPARLAELGLRGPAVGRLQREGSVELDGRRITLDDVSEVRRGQRFAFVMDTRLCPGAEALAEGADLLVAEATFLAADAHLAEQHGHLTAGQAARLAAEAGVRTLVLTHFSQRYPDLAGHLAEARAHFDGELVIAEDLARVPVPPRR, encoded by the coding sequence GTGTCACAACGCGAACTCGTCGTCCTCGGCACGGCCAGCCAGGTGCCCACCCGGCACCGCAACCACAACGGCTACCTGCTGCGCTGGGACGGCGAGGGCCTGCTCTTCGATCCGGGGGAGGGCACCCAGCGGCAGATGCAGTACGCCGGGGTCTCGGCCACCGACCTGACCCGGATCTGCGTCACCCACTTCCACGGCGACCACAGCCTGGGCCTGGCCGGGGTCATCCAGCGGATCAACCTGGACCAGGTCCCGCACCCCGTGCACGCCTACTACCCGGCCGGCGGCCAGGTCTTCTTCGAGCGGCTGAGCCAGGCCACCGCCTTCCACCAGAGCGTCGCGCTGACCGAGCACCCGATCACCGAGGCCGGGGTGCTGGCCGCCGAGGGCGCGGGATTCACGCTGGAGGCGATGCGGCTCTCGCACCCCGTGGAGGCCTTCGGCTACCGGCTGACCGAGCCCGACGGCCGCCGCCTGCTGCCCGCCAGGCTGGCCGAGCTCGGCCTGCGCGGCCCGGCGGTGGGGCGGCTGCAGCGCGAGGGGAGCGTCGAGCTGGACGGGCGCCGGATCACCCTGGACGACGTCAGCGAGGTGCGCCGCGGGCAGCGCTTCGCCTTCGTGATGGACACCCGGCTCTGCCCCGGCGCCGAGGCGCTGGCCGAGGGCGCGGACCTGCTGGTCGCCGAGGCCACCTTCCTGGCCGCCGACGCGCACCTGGCCGAGCAGCACGGCCACCTCACCGCCGGGCAGGCCGCGCGGCTGGCCGCCGAGGCGGGCGTGCGGACGCTGGTGCTGACCCACTTCTCCCAGCGCTACCCCGACCTGGCCGGCCACCTCGCCGAGGCCAGGGCGCACTTCGACGGCGAGCTGGTGATCGCCGAGGACCTGGCCCGCGTCCCGGTGCCACCGCGCCGGTGA
- a CDS encoding PhoH family protein, with protein sequence MSDTAQTGAAGSTHGGNGSTARIVIPEKHPMVTLLGATDSLLRVIERSFPDTDIHVRGNEVTATGESSDIDLVKQLFSEMMLVLRTGQPLTEDSVERSIAMLKNAAADPQGHAESPSAVFTASILSNRGRTIRPKTVNQKNYVDAIDRHTITFGIGPAGTGKTYLAMAKAVQALQAKEVNRIILTRPAVEAGERLGFLPGTLYEKIDPYLRPLYDALHDMMDPDSIPRLMAAGTIEVAPLAYMRGRTLNDAFIILDEAQNTSPAQMKMFLTRLGFNSRVVVTGDTSQIDLPGGTRSGLKVVQEILADVPDIHFSVLTSTDVVRHKLVGRIVDAYERWDAENSEDGGAPAADRPPRKTTAPRGPRSRAPRQPHRTES encoded by the coding sequence ATGAGTGACACCGCACAGACCGGCGCCGCGGGCAGCACCCACGGCGGCAACGGCTCGACCGCCCGGATCGTGATCCCCGAGAAGCACCCGATGGTCACCCTGCTCGGTGCCACCGACTCCCTCCTGAGGGTGATCGAGCGCTCCTTCCCGGACACCGACATCCATGTCCGGGGCAACGAGGTGACCGCGACCGGCGAGAGCTCCGACATCGACCTGGTCAAGCAGCTCTTCAGCGAGATGATGCTGGTGCTGCGCACCGGCCAGCCGCTGACCGAGGACTCCGTGGAGCGGTCCATCGCGATGCTGAAGAACGCCGCCGCCGACCCGCAGGGCCACGCCGAGAGCCCCTCGGCCGTCTTCACGGCGAGCATCCTCTCCAACCGGGGCCGCACCATCCGCCCCAAGACGGTCAACCAGAAGAACTACGTCGACGCGATCGACCGGCACACCATCACCTTCGGGATCGGCCCGGCCGGCACCGGCAAGACCTACCTGGCGATGGCCAAGGCCGTGCAGGCGCTGCAGGCCAAGGAGGTCAACCGGATCATCCTGACCCGCCCGGCGGTCGAGGCCGGCGAGCGGCTCGGGTTCCTGCCCGGCACCCTCTACGAGAAGATCGACCCGTACCTGCGCCCGCTCTACGACGCGCTGCACGACATGATGGACCCGGACTCGATCCCGCGGCTGATGGCGGCCGGCACCATCGAGGTCGCCCCGCTCGCCTACATGCGCGGACGCACCCTGAACGACGCCTTCATCATCCTGGACGAGGCGCAGAACACCTCGCCCGCGCAGATGAAGATGTTCCTGACCCGCCTCGGCTTCAACTCCAGGGTCGTGGTCACCGGTGACACCAGCCAGATCGACCTGCCCGGCGGCACCCGCAGCGGTCTGAAGGTGGTCCAGGAGATCCTGGCCGACGTCCCGGACATCCACTTCTCCGTCCTGACCAGCACCGATGTCGTCCGCCACAAGCTGGTCGGCCGGATCGTGGACGCCTACGAGCGCTGGGACGCCGAGAACAGCGAGGACGGCGGCGCCCCGGCCGCGGACCGGCCTCCGCGCAAGACCACCGCCCCCCGGGGCCCCCGCAGCCGCGCGCCCCGCCAACCCCATCGCACCGAAAGCTGA
- a CDS encoding S41 family peptidase yields MEPESTSASAYLRHPHLHGDLVTFVAEDDIWLGPLDGGRAWRLTADRSPVSHPRFSPDGRLIAWTSTRDGSAEVYVAPVDGGDASRLTHWGHTGRSRLRGWTPRGEPVAITSAGQSTSRHTWSFAVPLDGGQPSRLPYGPIGDLAFEQPGGGDRVLLLSVVSMEPARWKRYRGGTAGRLWLGTEGGEFARVHEGMDGNVESPLWVGERIAFLSDHEGSGQLYSSRPDGSDLRRHTDLGAPFYARNASTDGTRVVWHSGGDLWLLDRLDGEAEPRRLDVRPAGPRTGRRAYPLPAAGWISSAAPDTTARAAAVVVRGTVHWLTHRGGPARVLDETPGTRARLARVVPAAAEGGPQGALWVTDAEGEDALEYAPDVLGAERRRLAAGELGRVLGLLIAPDGRQAAVAAADGRVLLVALADGAVRELARSIDGEATGLAFSPDSAWLAWSQPALGPWSLRQIMLAELASGTVSEATPQRFVDTSPAFTADGKHLAFLSLRNFDPVYDAHSFDLGFPTGARPFLITLAAETPSPFGPRRGGRPADGSEEGDEVMTEAVAQAPEEAEEAEAPPAEKPDESVEPTGAESADGTDGTDGTDGTDADTNADTNADAADGTGAAERSDVPATTVELTGLADRIVPFPVEGGRFGSLRTTKDGVLWTRFPVVGELGDDAATPEDERPGPVLERFDLAKQRAEQLVESLEAFAVSGDGSRLAVLDGGELRIVPADRKAGEDDEVRVDLGRLRVTVDPAAEWRQMFEENGRLMRDNYWRADLGGVDWPGVLDRYRPLVARLGSHDELVDLLWEVVGELGTSHAYVTPHARGAAASRPQGLLGADLARDGEVWRIARILPGESSDPRARSPLLAPGVAVRAGDALLAVDGRPVDPVTGPAPLLAGTAGQPVELTVRHADGTVRYPVAVPIADDEALRYHDWVAGRRAEVRRLSAGRLGYLHIPDMLSGGWAQLHRDLRVELAKEGLLVDLRENRGGHTSQLIIEKLSRRIVGWGVGRGLATAEPYPGEAPRGPVVALADEHAGSDGDIVNAAIQALGIGPVVGTRTWGGVIGIDGKYGLVDGTGVTQPKYAVWLEGYGWDLENRGVTPDVEVAIAPHHWAAGEDPQLAEGVRIALERLAATPAKTPPPLPEL; encoded by the coding sequence ATGGAACCCGAGAGCACCTCAGCGAGCGCTTACCTGCGCCACCCGCACCTGCACGGCGACCTGGTCACCTTCGTCGCCGAGGACGACATCTGGCTCGGCCCGCTGGACGGCGGCCGGGCCTGGCGGCTGACCGCCGACCGCTCCCCGGTCTCCCATCCCCGCTTCTCCCCGGACGGCCGCCTGATCGCCTGGACCTCCACCCGGGACGGCTCGGCGGAGGTCTACGTCGCCCCGGTCGACGGCGGCGACGCCAGCCGGCTCACCCACTGGGGCCACACCGGCCGCAGTCGGCTGCGCGGCTGGACCCCGCGGGGCGAGCCGGTGGCGATCACCAGCGCGGGGCAGTCGACGTCCCGTCACACCTGGTCGTTCGCGGTCCCGTTGGACGGCGGGCAGCCGAGCCGGTTGCCGTACGGGCCGATCGGCGACCTGGCGTTCGAGCAGCCGGGCGGCGGCGACCGGGTGCTGCTGCTCTCCGTGGTCAGCATGGAGCCGGCCCGCTGGAAGCGGTACCGGGGCGGCACCGCCGGCCGGCTCTGGCTGGGCACCGAGGGCGGCGAGTTCGCCAGGGTGCACGAGGGGATGGACGGCAACGTCGAGTCGCCGCTCTGGGTGGGGGAGCGGATCGCGTTCCTGAGTGACCACGAGGGCAGCGGGCAGCTCTACTCCAGCCGCCCCGACGGTTCGGACCTGCGCCGCCACACCGACCTCGGCGCGCCGTTCTACGCCCGCAACGCGAGCACCGACGGCACCCGGGTGGTCTGGCACAGCGGCGGCGACCTGTGGCTGCTGGACCGGCTGGACGGCGAGGCCGAGCCCCGGCGGCTCGACGTGCGCCCGGCCGGCCCGCGCACCGGCCGCCGCGCCTACCCGCTGCCCGCCGCCGGGTGGATCAGCTCGGCCGCCCCGGACACCACCGCGCGCGCCGCCGCCGTGGTGGTGCGCGGCACCGTCCACTGGCTGACCCACCGCGGTGGCCCGGCCCGCGTGCTGGACGAGACCCCGGGAACGCGGGCCCGGCTGGCCCGGGTGGTGCCGGCCGCCGCCGAGGGCGGTCCGCAGGGCGCGCTCTGGGTGACCGACGCCGAGGGTGAGGACGCCCTGGAGTACGCCCCCGACGTGCTGGGCGCCGAGCGCCGCCGCCTCGCGGCCGGCGAGCTGGGCCGGGTGCTCGGCCTGCTGATCGCCCCCGACGGGCGGCAGGCCGCGGTGGCCGCGGCCGACGGCCGGGTGCTGCTGGTGGCGCTGGCCGACGGCGCGGTGCGGGAGCTGGCCCGCAGCATCGACGGCGAGGCCACCGGGCTGGCCTTCAGCCCCGACTCGGCCTGGCTGGCCTGGTCCCAGCCGGCCCTGGGGCCCTGGTCGCTGCGGCAGATCATGCTCGCCGAGCTCGCCTCGGGCACGGTCAGCGAGGCCACTCCGCAGCGATTTGTCGACACATCGCCCGCGTTCACCGCCGACGGCAAGCACCTCGCCTTCCTCTCGCTGCGCAACTTCGACCCGGTCTACGACGCGCACAGCTTCGACCTGGGCTTCCCCACCGGCGCCCGGCCGTTCCTGATCACGCTGGCCGCCGAGACGCCCTCACCGTTCGGCCCCCGGCGCGGCGGACGCCCCGCCGACGGGAGCGAGGAGGGCGACGAGGTGATGACCGAGGCGGTGGCGCAGGCGCCCGAGGAGGCCGAGGAGGCCGAGGCACCGCCCGCCGAGAAGCCCGACGAGAGCGTCGAGCCCACCGGCGCGGAGTCCGCCGACGGCACCGACGGCACCGACGGCACCGACGGCACCGACGCCGACACCAACGCCGACACCAACGCCGACGCCGCCGACGGCACCGGCGCCGCCGAGCGGTCGGACGTGCCCGCCACCACCGTCGAGCTGACCGGGCTGGCCGACCGGATCGTCCCGTTCCCGGTCGAGGGCGGCCGGTTCGGCAGCCTGCGCACGACCAAGGACGGCGTGCTGTGGACCCGGTTCCCGGTGGTCGGCGAACTCGGCGACGACGCCGCCACCCCCGAGGACGAGCGGCCCGGCCCGGTGCTGGAGCGCTTCGACCTGGCCAAGCAGCGCGCCGAGCAGCTGGTGGAGAGTCTGGAGGCCTTCGCGGTCAGCGGCGACGGCAGCCGGCTGGCCGTGCTGGACGGCGGCGAGCTGCGGATCGTCCCCGCCGACCGCAAGGCCGGCGAGGACGACGAGGTGCGGGTGGACCTCGGACGGCTGCGGGTCACCGTCGACCCGGCGGCCGAGTGGCGGCAGATGTTCGAGGAGAACGGCCGCCTGATGCGCGACAACTACTGGCGGGCCGACCTGGGCGGCGTCGACTGGCCCGGCGTGCTGGACCGCTACCGCCCGCTGGTCGCGCGGCTCGGCTCGCACGACGAGCTGGTCGACCTGCTCTGGGAGGTGGTCGGCGAACTGGGCACCTCGCACGCCTACGTCACCCCGCACGCCCGCGGCGCCGCCGCCTCCCGCCCGCAGGGCCTGCTCGGTGCCGACCTGGCGCGCGACGGCGAGGTCTGGCGGATCGCCCGGATCCTGCCCGGCGAGTCCTCCGACCCCAGGGCCCGGTCGCCGTTGCTGGCCCCCGGGGTGGCGGTGCGGGCGGGCGACGCGCTGCTCGCGGTGGACGGCCGCCCGGTCGACCCGGTCACCGGCCCGGCCCCGCTGCTGGCCGGCACCGCCGGGCAGCCGGTCGAGCTGACCGTCCGTCACGCCGACGGGACCGTGCGGTACCCGGTGGCCGTGCCGATCGCCGACGACGAGGCGCTGCGCTACCACGACTGGGTGGCCGGCCGCCGGGCCGAGGTGCGCCGGCTCTCCGCCGGACGCCTGGGCTACCTGCACATCCCGGACATGCTGAGCGGCGGCTGGGCCCAGCTCCACCGCGACCTGCGGGTCGAGCTGGCCAAGGAGGGCCTGCTGGTCGACCTGCGGGAGAACCGCGGCGGCCACACCTCGCAGCTGATCATCGAGAAGCTCTCCCGCCGGATCGTCGGCTGGGGTGTGGGACGAGGGCTGGCCACCGCCGAGCCCTACCCGGGCGAGGCGCCGCGCGGCCCGGTGGTCGCCCTGGCCGACGAGCACGCCGGCTCGGACGGCGACATCGTCAACGCCGCGATCCAGGCCCTGGGCATCGGCCCGGTGGTCGGCACCCGCACCTGGGGCGGGGTGATCGGGATCGACGGCAAGTACGGCCTGGTCGACGGCACCGGGGTGACCCAGCCGAAGTACGCGGTCTGGCTGGAGGGCTACGGCTGGGACCTGGAGAACCGCGGCGTCACCCCGGACGTCGAGGTGGCGATCGCCCCGCACCACTGGGCGGCCGGCGAGGACCCGCAGCTCGCCGAGGGCGTGCGGATCGCGCTGGAGCGGCTGGCCGCCACGCCCGCCAAGACCCCGCCGCCGCTGCCCGAGCTGTGA
- a CDS encoding histidine triad nucleotide-binding protein, with product MAGEPQADCLFCKIVAGGIPATVVRRTERTLAFRDIKPQAPTHVLVVPHAHYPNAAELAAAEPQVAAELLTEAAAVAADEGIEAYRLIFNTGAGAGQTVFHAHVHVLGGRPLREGMV from the coding sequence ATGGCCGGCGAGCCGCAGGCGGACTGCCTGTTCTGCAAGATCGTGGCGGGCGGGATCCCGGCCACGGTGGTCCGCAGGACCGAGCGGACCCTCGCCTTCCGGGACATCAAGCCGCAGGCCCCGACCCACGTCCTGGTCGTCCCGCACGCCCACTACCCGAACGCCGCCGAACTGGCCGCCGCCGAGCCGCAGGTCGCCGCCGAGCTGCTGACCGAGGCCGCCGCGGTCGCCGCCGACGAGGGCATCGAGGCCTACCGGCTGATCTTCAACACCGGCGCCGGAGCGGGCCAGACGGTCTTCCACGCGCACGTCCACGTGCTGGGCGGCAGGCCGCTGCGCGAGGGAATGGTCTGA